A genomic region of Elephas maximus indicus isolate mEleMax1 chromosome 10, mEleMax1 primary haplotype, whole genome shotgun sequence contains the following coding sequences:
- the AKT1 gene encoding RAC-alpha serine/threonine-protein kinase gives MNDVAIVKEGWLHKRGEYIKTWRPRYFLLKNDGTFIGYKERPQDVDQRESPLNNFSVAQCQLMKTERPRPNTFIIRCLQWTTVIERTFHVETPEEREEWTTAIQTVADGLKKQEEEMMDFRSGSPSDNSGAEEMEVSLAKPKHRVTMNEFEYLKLLGKGTFGKVILVKEKATGRYYAMKILKKEVIVAKDEVAHTLTENRVLQNSRHPFLTALKYSFQTHDRLCFVMEYANGGELFFHLSRERVFSEERARFYGAEIVSALDYLHSEKNVVYRDLKLENLMLDKDGHIKITDFGLCKEGIKDGATMKTFCGTPEYLAPEVLEDNDYGRAVDWWGLGVVMYEMMCGRLPFYNQDHEKLFELILMEEIRFPRTLSPEAKSLLSGLLKKDPKQRLGGGAEDAKEIMQHRFFASIVWQDVYEKKLSPPFKPQVTSETDTRYFDEEFTAQMITITPPDQDDNMECADSERRPHFPQFSYSASGTA, from the exons GTGAGTACATCAAGACCTGGCGGCCACGCTACTTCTTGCTCAAGAATGACGGCACCTTCATTGGCTACAAAGAGCGGCCTCAGGACGTGGACCAGCGCGAGTCCCCCCTCAACAACTTCTCTGTGGCAC AATGCCAGCTGATGAAGACGGAGCGGCCCAGGCCCAACACCTTCATCATTCGCTGCCTTCAGTGGACCACGGTCATCGAGCGCACCTTCCACGTAGAGACACCCGAGGAGCG GGAGGAGTGGACCACAGCTATCCAGACGGTGGCGGATGGGCTCAAGAAGCAGGAGGAGGAGATGATGGATTTCCGGTCAGGCTCACCCAGCGACAACTCTGGGGCTGAGGAGATGGAGGTGTCCCTGGCCAAGCCCAAGCACCGTGTG ACCATGAATGAGTTTGAGTACCTGAAGCTACTGGGCAAAGGCACCTTTGGGAAGGTGATCCTGGTGAAGGAGAAGGCCACGGGCCGCTACTACGCCATGAAGATCCTGAAGAAGGAAGTCATCGTGGCCAAG GATGAGGTGGCACACACACTCACCGAGAACCGTGTCCTCCAGAATTCCAGGCACCCTTTCCTGACA GCCCTGAAGTACTCCTTCCAGACCCACGACCGCCTCTGCTTCGTCATGGAGTATGCCAACGGGGGCGAG CTCTTCTTCCACCTGTCCCGGGAGCGCGTGTTCTCCGAGGAGCGGGCCCGTTTCTATGGCGCTGAGATCGTGTCGGCCCTGGACTACCTGCACTCGGAGAAGAACGTGGTCTACAGAGATCTCAAG CTGGAGAACCTCATGCTGGACAAGGATGGTCACATCAAGATCACAGACTTCGGGCTATGCAAGGAGGGCATCAAGGATGGCGCTACCATGAAGACCTTTTGCGGCACGCCCGAGTACCTGGCCCCTGAG GTGCTGGAGGACAACGACTACGGGCGGGCCGTGGACTGGTGGGGGCTGGGCGTGGTTATGTACGAGATGATGTGTGGCCGCCTGCCCTTCTACAACCAGGACCACGAGAAGCTCTTTGAGCTCATCCTCATGGAAGAGATCCGGTTCCCACGCACGCTCAGCCCTGAGGCCAAGTCGCTGCTCTCCGGGCTGCTCAAGAAGGACCCCAAGCAGAG GCTCGGCGGGGGTGCTGAGGATGCCAAGGAGATCATGCAGCACCGCTTCTTCGCCAGCATCGTGTGGCAGGATGTGTACGAGAAGAAG CTCAGCCCGCCCTTCAAGCCCCAGGTCACGTCGGAGACGGACACCCGGTATTTTGATGAGGAGTTCACGGCCCAGATGATCACCATCACGCCACCTGACCAAG ATGACAACATGGAGTGTGCGGACAGCGAGCGCAGGCCCCACTTCCCTCAGTTCTCCTACTCGGCCAGTGGCACAGCCTGA